From one uncultured Desulfovibrio sp. genomic stretch:
- a CDS encoding secondary thiamine-phosphate synthase enzyme YjbQ, producing MLVFHVATTARSGMYNITADVRQALRRVLEEFPGARSGALALFCPHTTCGLTINEGADPHVCRDMVGFFDRLVPQDAAFTHAEGNSDAHIKCTLHGPSLLVLVEDGALQLGTWQAIYLCEGDGPRRRSVWAQWLPGPSGR from the coding sequence ATGCTTGTCTTTCACGTGGCGACCACGGCCCGCAGCGGCATGTACAATATCACCGCTGATGTCAGACAGGCCCTGCGCCGGGTGCTGGAAGAGTTCCCCGGTGCGCGCAGCGGGGCGCTGGCCCTGTTCTGTCCGCACACCACCTGCGGGCTGACCATCAATGAAGGCGCTGACCCTCATGTCTGCCGTGACATGGTGGGCTTTTTTGACCGTCTTGTGCCGCAGGACGCTGCCTTTACCCATGCCGAGGGTAACAGCGATGCGCACATCAAGTGCACCCTGCACGGCCCCTCTCTTCTGGTGCTGGTGGAGGACGGCGCCCTGCAACTGGGCACCTGGCAGGCCATCTACCTCTGCGAGGGCGATGGTCCGCGGCGGCGTTCGGTCTGGGCGCAGTGGCTGCCTGGTCCGTCCGGCCGCTGA